Proteins found in one Thermaerobacter subterraneus DSM 13965 genomic segment:
- the panC gene encoding pantoate--beta-alanine ligase, with amino-acid sequence MELVQDITTLRQHIARWRREDPGGRVGFVPTMGYLHDGHLSLIRRARAECRRVVVSVFVNPLQFGPHEDFARYPRDLERDRELAAQAGADLLFHPAVETMYPRGEPGVYVDVGDLARRWEGARRPGHFRGVVTVVTKLFHLVQPDRAYFGQKDAQQAVIIRRMVADLDFSLEVVVCPTVREPDGLAMSSRNVYLDAGQRRAAPVLYRSLAAARRLLEAGERRRDRVVAAMEAVLAAEPLVEPEYAAAVAAETLEPADPVEGEVLLLVAARLGTTRLIDNFWLVVGPDGVRDRWT; translated from the coding sequence ATGGAACTGGTGCAGGACATCACCACGTTGCGGCAGCACATCGCCCGCTGGCGCCGGGAAGACCCCGGGGGCCGGGTGGGCTTCGTCCCCACCATGGGCTACCTCCACGACGGGCACCTCTCCTTGATCCGCCGGGCCCGGGCGGAGTGCCGCCGGGTGGTGGTGAGCGTGTTCGTCAACCCGCTGCAGTTCGGCCCCCACGAGGACTTCGCCCGCTACCCCCGCGACCTGGAGCGGGACCGGGAACTGGCCGCCCAGGCCGGAGCCGACCTGCTGTTCCACCCCGCGGTGGAGACCATGTACCCTCGGGGCGAGCCGGGGGTCTACGTCGATGTGGGAGACCTGGCCCGCCGCTGGGAAGGGGCCCGGCGGCCGGGTCACTTCCGCGGCGTGGTCACCGTGGTGACCAAGCTCTTCCACCTGGTCCAGCCCGACCGCGCCTACTTCGGGCAAAAGGACGCCCAGCAGGCCGTCATCATCCGGCGCATGGTGGCGGACCTGGATTTTTCCCTGGAGGTGGTGGTCTGCCCCACGGTGCGGGAGCCCGACGGCCTGGCCATGAGCTCCCGGAACGTCTACCTGGATGCCGGGCAGCGCCGGGCGGCTCCGGTCCTTTACCGGTCGCTCGCGGCAGCCCGCCGCCTTCTGGAAGCCGGGGAGCGACGCCGGGACCGGGTGGTGGCGGCCATGGAGGCCGTCCTGGCCGCCGAGCCCCTGGTTGAACCCGAGTACGCGGCCGCCGTCGCCGCGGAGACCCTGGAGCCCGCCGATCCGGTGGAGGGCGAGGTGCTGCTGCTGGTGGCCGCCCGCCTGGGCACCACCCGGCTGATCGACAACTTCTGGCTGGTGGTCGGCCCGGACGGCGTCCGGGACCGCTGGACTTAG
- the panB gene encoding 3-methyl-2-oxobutanoate hydroxymethyltransferase produces the protein MASRVTVRTVLEYKEQGRPVVMVTAYDYPFARLADAAGVDMILVGDSLGNVVLGYPATVFVTLDEMVHHTRAARRGVERALLVADMPFLTFHLSVDDALRAAGRLVQEGGAEAVKLEGAGRVLEVVHRLTGAGIPVVGHLGLLPQRVHALGGYRVQGRDEAEARQLLDDAVALEQAGAFALVLEMVPRELAAAISRRLRIPTIGIGAGPDCDGQVLVLHDLLGLTQGRVPRFARRYAELGQIALEALQRYAADVRARAFPTDEHSYHMAAGEAGSRAGDAAGAPAGPGGSRSPAPAGPAGEAPWGGRPAGDASSGDAPADAPYGDR, from the coding sequence ATGGCGTCGCGGGTTACGGTGCGCACCGTCCTCGAGTACAAGGAACAGGGCCGGCCGGTGGTCATGGTCACGGCCTACGACTACCCCTTCGCCCGGCTGGCCGACGCCGCCGGCGTGGACATGATCCTGGTGGGCGATTCCCTGGGCAACGTGGTGCTGGGCTACCCGGCCACCGTGTTCGTCACCCTGGACGAGATGGTGCACCACACCCGGGCGGCGCGCCGGGGCGTGGAACGAGCCTTGCTGGTGGCCGACATGCCCTTCCTGACCTTCCACCTCTCCGTGGACGACGCGCTGCGCGCCGCGGGGCGCCTGGTGCAGGAAGGGGGTGCCGAGGCCGTGAAGCTGGAGGGGGCCGGCCGCGTGCTGGAAGTGGTCCACCGCCTGACCGGCGCGGGCATCCCCGTGGTGGGTCACCTGGGCCTGCTGCCCCAGCGGGTGCATGCCCTGGGCGGCTACCGGGTCCAGGGCCGGGACGAGGCCGAGGCCCGGCAGCTTCTCGACGATGCCGTCGCCCTTGAGCAGGCGGGGGCCTTCGCCCTGGTGCTGGAGATGGTGCCCCGGGAACTGGCCGCGGCCATCAGCCGCCGGCTGCGGATCCCCACCATCGGCATCGGGGCCGGGCCGGACTGCGACGGCCAGGTGCTGGTGCTCCACGACCTGCTGGGCCTGACCCAGGGCCGCGTCCCCCGCTTCGCCCGGCGGTATGCCGAGCTGGGGCAGATCGCCCTGGAGGCCCTGCAGCGTTACGCCGCCGACGTGCGGGCGCGTGCCTTCCCCACGGACGAGCACAGCTACCACATGGCGGCGGGGGAGGCCGGGTCCCGGGCCGGCGACGCGGCCGGTGCCCCGGCCGGTCCCGGGGGTTCCCGGTCACCCGCCCCTGCCGGTCCGGCCGGGGAGGCGCCCTGGGGCGGCCGTCCGGCCGGGGATGCCTCGTCCGGCGATGCGCCTGCCGATGCGCCCTACGGGGACCGGTAG